Within the Candidatus Cloacimonadota bacterium genome, the region CGCGTTTATCAGGCTTGATTTCCCCGCTTTTACTTCCCCCAGGATGACCACATTCAAAGGCTCAGACGATCTTTTTTCAATGAACTTGGCGTCTGCCATAAGCTGTCCGGCTTCCTTGCTGAACAGGGCAATAATAGAGTCAGATTCTGAAGACACATCCCTCAAGGGCGATTGTTTAAACAATGACAGGTAATCATGTAATTTTTTCATGGTTAATCCTTCTTAATTCTTGTGATTATATCCGGTGCCATAATGGCAAACAACATCGATCTCTGGCTAGTTGAGATATCTTCTGACAAAATACGCTCGATCACCCCGTATAGCAGGTCAGACACGATGGGTTTTTTCGAAGGCTTGCAATGAAGTAAAGAGAAGCTTGAGATCTGCTCTTGCGAAAGTTTTTCAACAGCGATTTTTATATTATCTTCGACTACTAGATTGATCTTTTCTATCAGATTGCTAATGATCTTATCCGTTTCAGTCTGGACCTTGTCATGGAGTCTCTTAAGTTTATCTTCAGCGGACTCCGAGAAGATGCTGCCCAAAACTCCACCCAGGAAAGCACCGATCATAGTTCCCAAGCCAGGAACCACAAAGGAACCGATCAGTGCGCCCACTGCTCCTGCAGATATGGTGTTGGCCGTCGTGTTGTCGGTGAATGAATCGTCAAGCCTGATGGTTGGAGCTTCAATGCATATCTTTTGTGATTTTACCTCTACCTGTTTGATCAACGCAAACTCACTGAAAGTAACCTCCTGGACCTGGTAATCCAGAAAGCCCTTTATCACAGCTTCAATTTCTTTTAAATGGCTATTATACGTCACGATCAGTTCGTTGGTTTTGAGTATTGTTGAAGCAACGAAACTGCCCCCCGCATTGAGAAGTTTGATCGCTTCCAAGTCACAAATCTCATTTCTTATACGACTGTTCACCTGTTTGCGATAGCGTTCAAGGCTTATACTCAGATTTCTCTCAAGGGACTTTGCCAGACGCTGCGCTTCATCATGGATGGTCTTGCTATCTTGCCATAATTTATTGGTGTCTGCCTGTAGTCTTGCTAGATAATCATTTACGCTATCCGTCATCTTATCGTTCAGAAGCTTGATCCCCTTGGATTTGCTTCTGTAGCGGATCACCCTGGCCTGGGCGCTGAACACTTCCCGGATATGTTCAAGCAGTTGCTCAATGTTGCTCTGTTGCGTTAGTTGTTGGTCATTGGCCGACACTCCCAACCAGGCCTGCTTAGCCGAGAACGGGATGATCTTCGGGAAAACACCGCCATAGATTTCCAAGGCCTGCGCCATAACTTTTTCCACCCCCTCTTTCCCTTGCTGTTCATACACTTGGTCTATTCTGTTAAGCACAGCGATTGAGTTACGAAGACTCCGATCATTCCCTGATAGCTTGATGATCTTCTTGATCAGATCCTGAGTATTCTTCGATGAGATGGTGGTAGCGTCAAGCAGCCAGATCACGCCGTCCGCTTTGAAATAATAATCCGATAGGCCGTATCTTTCATCTCCCAGCAGGTCCTGTATCAGTCCAGGCGTATCCACAAGCCGGTATTCATCGAGTATGGCGTTCTTTCCCGGAATGTGCCAGATCACTTCGTCAACTTGGGACTGATAGATCATAGTCTTTTCCAAGTATGCCTTATACTGCTCCTTCGCCTCCAGGGTCGGTAGATCGGCGGAATTGGCGTTAAAAACCTTCATGGCCTCAATTTCAGATCTTTCCCTTTTCTTCTCTTCTGAAGCCAAAAACCTTCTGGCTTCAACTTCAGGCATGACTTCCCGGGTTGAATCCCGAAAGACCAGTTCTAAAGTGACATCATCAGAACCCGTTTCAGCTTTTTCGAATATGTCTATCTTCCACGTTTTCGGCAGGACACCCACATCCGCCAGTTCCTTGCCAAGCAGTGCGTTTACAAGGGTGGATTTGCCATAATTCCCCATCCCGATCACGAACAGCAAGAACGGCTTTTTGACACTTTCCTTTAGGTTCATGAGTTCGTAGGCAGTGTCATTCATCATGTCGTTCAGATCTTTCAGCATTGACCCCTTGGCAAACTCGCTGAGATCATCAATAACTGAACTCCAGTAGTTGATCTCCTGATTTAATTCCAGTGACAGGATGTCCATCGCTTTTTCCCTAAGCAGCATATCCATCCCATGGAGCAGCTTGGAATAGAGAGCCAGCCCCTTATCATAGGCACTCAACTCGCTTGATAGCATGGGAGTGGGAGAATCCGAATATGTGTCCATGTTTACAGAACTTGTTAAAACCTTTAGTTATCTAACTTGCATACTACTGATGAATGCATAAGCTACAGGCACCAAGATCAGCAAAACAAAAACCAGGATCCAATTAAGCATCTTGTTCATAAACCGGTATTGGATTAGATTGGTTTCCTTGATCGTTTCCAGAACTTCTATGGTTTTCTTGTG harbors:
- a CDS encoding dynamin family protein, whose protein sequence is MLSSELSAYDKGLALYSKLLHGMDMLLREKAMDILSLELNQEINYWSSVIDDLSEFAKGSMLKDLNDMMNDTAYELMNLKESVKKPFLLFVIGMGNYGKSTLVNALLGKELADVGVLPKTWKIDIFEKAETGSDDVTLELVFRDSTREVMPEVEARRFLASEEKKRERSEIEAMKVFNANSADLPTLEAKEQYKAYLEKTMIYQSQVDEVIWHIPGKNAILDEYRLVDTPGLIQDLLGDERYGLSDYYFKADGVIWLLDATTISSKNTQDLIKKIIKLSGNDRSLRNSIAVLNRIDQVYEQQGKEGVEKVMAQALEIYGGVFPKIIPFSAKQAWLGVSANDQQLTQQSNIEQLLEHIREVFSAQARVIRYRSKSKGIKLLNDKMTDSVNDYLARLQADTNKLWQDSKTIHDEAQRLAKSLERNLSISLERYRKQVNSRIRNEICDLEAIKLLNAGGSFVASTILKTNELIVTYNSHLKEIEAVIKGFLDYQVQEVTFSEFALIKQVEVKSQKICIEAPTIRLDDSFTDNTTANTISAGAVGALIGSFVVPGLGTMIGAFLGGVLGSIFSESAEDKLKRLHDKVQTETDKIISNLIEKINLVVEDNIKIAVEKLSQEQISSFSLLHCKPSKKPIVSDLLYGVIERILSEDISTSQRSMLFAIMAPDIITRIKKD